A section of the Dehalobacter sp. DCM genome encodes:
- a CDS encoding (Fe-S)-binding protein, which translates to MPDKKKLPPVLELIRDNIVEYKNPLALKPKEIGSWVKDLNLPQKGEILFYTGSEYQLLPYIDSLVKTLILVDASSSLFSFMMGARKIVNKTGINAEKIYASVLAQDKERFFSVNYKAAYILQQLGYDICYDPQADIYTGALLYELGFWKDLKTYAQHVADLIRKTEAKVIVCTSPHAAEMFKIIYPKIVDFPEVQVKTFIEMVWEKRELLPALPDTEPVVIHDSCRLARDLGVSQEIRDILDTVGVKYYEPIRSKEWTTCCGGPDKMLLPELSKTLASRRVAELTDTGSKRALISCPYCLSSLQGGIDKERPIALDDVVEFLYRGFKG; encoded by the coding sequence TTGCCAGACAAAAAGAAACTGCCTCCAGTATTGGAGTTGATCCGGGATAATATCGTTGAATACAAAAACCCGCTGGCACTTAAGCCGAAAGAAATAGGATCCTGGGTCAAAGATTTAAATCTACCCCAAAAAGGGGAGATACTTTTTTATACCGGCAGTGAGTATCAGCTTTTACCATACATCGACTCACTTGTAAAAACATTGATTCTCGTTGACGCATCAAGCAGTTTATTTTCTTTTATGATGGGTGCACGAAAAATCGTCAATAAAACAGGAATCAACGCTGAAAAAATATATGCATCCGTTCTTGCCCAAGATAAAGAACGCTTTTTCTCGGTCAATTATAAAGCTGCATATATCCTGCAACAATTGGGATATGATATTTGCTACGATCCGCAAGCGGATATTTATACCGGCGCGCTTCTCTATGAATTGGGATTTTGGAAAGATCTGAAAACATACGCGCAACATGTTGCCGATCTAATCCGCAAGACCGAAGCGAAGGTGATCGTGTGTACATCGCCCCATGCCGCCGAAATGTTTAAAATCATTTACCCTAAAATAGTTGATTTTCCTGAAGTCCAAGTGAAGACATTTATCGAAATGGTATGGGAGAAACGTGAATTACTGCCGGCTCTTCCGGATACAGAGCCCGTGGTCATCCATGATTCGTGCCGGTTAGCTCGCGATCTCGGTGTATCACAGGAAATTCGTGATATCTTGGATACCGTCGGCGTAAAATATTATGAGCCTATCCGGAGCAAAGAATGGACAACCTGCTGCGGCGGCCCGGATAAAATGCTGTTGCCAGAATTATCGAAGACCCTTGCTTCGCGGAGAGTTGCAGAATTGACTGATACCGGGTCCAAAAGAGCCTTGATATCCTGCCCGTACTGCCTGTCTTCCTTGCAAGGCGGGATCGATAAAGAAAGACCGATTGCTTTGGATGATGTTGTTGAATTCTTATATAGGGGGTTTAAGGGTTAA
- a CDS encoding AIM24 family protein, which yields MTTAHEIDYKIYGDDMQFVEIELDPNESAIAEAGALMFMEPGIQMETIFGDGSSRGEGQGLAGKLFGAGKRLITGESLFMTLFSNLGSGKSHASFAAPYPGKIIPIDLTDYNGKIICQKDAFLVAAKGVSIGIEFNRKLGTGLFGGEGFIMQKLEGDGMAFLHAGGTIIEKILQPGETLRIDTGCLVGMTGGISYDIQFVGGIKTAFFGGEGLFFATVTGPGKVWVQSLPFSRLADRIIAAAPRAGGVHKGEGSLLGGLGNLLDGDNRF from the coding sequence ATGACGACAGCGCATGAAATCGACTATAAAATCTACGGAGACGACATGCAGTTTGTAGAAATCGAACTCGATCCAAATGAAAGCGCAATTGCAGAGGCTGGCGCATTAATGTTTATGGAGCCCGGTATTCAGATGGAAACTATCTTCGGCGACGGGTCATCTCGGGGAGAGGGTCAAGGTCTTGCCGGCAAATTATTTGGCGCAGGAAAACGGCTGATTACCGGAGAGAGTTTGTTTATGACCTTATTCTCCAATCTGGGATCCGGTAAATCGCATGCCTCTTTTGCCGCTCCTTATCCCGGTAAGATCATTCCGATCGATTTAACAGATTATAACGGTAAAATCATTTGCCAGAAGGATGCTTTCCTTGTTGCAGCAAAAGGGGTATCTATCGGTATCGAATTCAACCGTAAGCTGGGAACGGGGCTCTTCGGAGGCGAAGGATTTATTATGCAGAAACTTGAAGGCGACGGCATGGCTTTTCTTCATGCAGGAGGTACGATCATCGAAAAAATACTGCAGCCTGGTGAAACACTGCGTATTGATACCGGATGCCTTGTGGGCATGACCGGTGGTATCTCCTATGATATTCAATTTGTCGGCGGAATTAAAACAGCCTTTTTCGGCGGCGAAGGTTTATTCTTCGCTACAGTGACCGGTCCTGGCAAAGTGTGGGTACAATCACTGCCTTTCAGCCGTCTGGCAGACCGTATTATTGCTGCAGCTCCGAGAGCCGGCGGTGTACACAAAGGAGAAGGAAGCCTCCTGGGGGGACTTGGAAATCTCTTGGACGGTGATAACAGATTCTAA
- a CDS encoding prohibitin family protein yields MEENSTPTKSKKKLLWKIIPIIVVIALIAAMVGFKGYVIVEPGNRGVVVELGKVNESVMGEGFHLKVPFIQDVIPIDVRVQKAQSQQTTSSRDLQIVNTTIAVNFRLDPNNVNKLYQEVGLEYKEKVVDPAISESLKAVTAQYTAEELISKRSEVSSKVKETLAKKMTVYYMKLDDINITEFDFSDEFNQAIEAKQIAEQQAKKATLDLQRIEVEAQQKIAQAKAEAEALKLQKDLITPELVQLRQIEAQLEAIKKWDGKLPTVTGGTVPFIDVNSLSAANK; encoded by the coding sequence ATGGAAGAAAACAGCACTCCCACAAAATCAAAGAAAAAGCTGCTGTGGAAAATTATACCGATCATTGTTGTTATCGCTTTAATTGCCGCTATGGTTGGATTTAAAGGATACGTTATTGTTGAACCGGGCAACCGTGGGGTCGTTGTTGAACTAGGTAAAGTCAATGAAAGTGTTATGGGGGAAGGTTTTCACTTAAAGGTTCCTTTTATCCAGGACGTAATTCCGATCGATGTACGTGTACAAAAAGCCCAGTCCCAACAAACCACCTCCTCCAGGGATTTGCAGATTGTGAATACGACAATCGCTGTTAATTTCCGTCTCGATCCGAATAATGTTAATAAATTATATCAGGAAGTCGGCCTCGAATACAAGGAGAAAGTTGTCGACCCAGCCATCAGTGAATCACTCAAGGCCGTTACGGCGCAATATACAGCCGAAGAACTCATATCAAAACGTTCGGAAGTCAGCAGTAAAGTGAAAGAAACACTCGCCAAAAAAATGACCGTTTATTATATGAAACTCGATGATATCAATATTACGGAATTTGATTTCAGCGACGAATTCAATCAAGCGATTGAAGCAAAACAAATCGCTGAGCAGCAGGCAAAAAAGGCAACGCTGGATTTGCAGCGTATTGAAGTGGAAGCACAACAAAAGATTGCTCAGGCTAAAGCTGAAGCAGAGGCTTTAAAGTTGCAGAAAGATCTGATCACCCCCGAACTTGTTCAATTACGGCAAATCGAAGCCCAGCTGGAAGCTATTAAAAAATGGGATGGAAAACTTCCTACCGTAACAGGCGGAACAGTGCCATTTATTGATGTCAACAGTCTAAGCGCTGCGAACAAATAA